Proteins from a genomic interval of Stenotrophomonas maltophilia:
- the ppk2 gene encoding polyphosphate kinase 2 — translation MAKLKRKDYDELLLPLQLELTAMARWVQHSGQRLLVLFEGRDTAGKGGAIQAISQHLNPRQCRVVALPKPTDREATQWYFQRYASHLPAAGEIVLMDRSWYNRAGVERVMGYCSETEYQQFLRQAPVFEQLLVDDGILLFKYWLCVDQEQQEKRFAERHIDPLKGWKLSPVDLKSRSKYSAYTEAREAMLRATHREAAPWTLVDFNDQRLGRLTLVRNLLDRLPDTRVDAPLPELPKLKGKLHREHYDVLKPIEDFPVEE, via the coding sequence ATGGCCAAGCTCAAGCGCAAGGACTACGACGAACTGCTGCTGCCACTGCAGCTGGAACTGACCGCGATGGCGCGCTGGGTGCAGCACAGCGGGCAACGCCTGCTGGTGCTGTTCGAAGGGCGTGACACGGCGGGCAAGGGCGGCGCGATCCAGGCCATCAGCCAGCACCTCAACCCTCGTCAGTGCCGGGTGGTGGCACTGCCCAAGCCCACCGACCGAGAAGCCACGCAGTGGTACTTCCAGCGCTACGCGTCGCACCTTCCGGCCGCCGGCGAGATCGTGCTGATGGACCGCAGCTGGTACAACCGTGCCGGCGTGGAGCGGGTGATGGGCTACTGCAGCGAGACCGAGTACCAGCAGTTCCTGCGCCAGGCGCCGGTGTTCGAGCAGCTGCTGGTGGACGACGGCATCCTGCTGTTCAAGTACTGGCTGTGCGTTGACCAGGAGCAGCAGGAAAAGCGCTTCGCCGAGCGTCATATCGACCCGCTGAAGGGCTGGAAGCTCTCTCCGGTGGACCTGAAATCACGCAGCAAGTACAGCGCCTACACCGAGGCACGCGAGGCGATGCTGCGCGCCACCCACCGCGAAGCGGCGCCGTGGACGCTGGTGGATTTCAACGACCAGCGCCTGGGCCGGCTGACGCTGGTGCGCAACCTGCTGGACCGGCTGCCGGATACGCGCGTGGATGCGCCGTTGCCGGAGCTGCCGAAGCTGAAGGGCAAGCTGCACCGCGAGCACTACGATGTGCTGAAGCCGATCGAGGACTTCCCGGTCGAGGAATAG
- a CDS encoding tetratricopeptide repeat protein, translated as MSAWQQRQQLQQAIARQPDDFVAWVMLADVELEAGDIAAGEQAARRALQLRPNHPEALARLGRVAWMAGAHGDAAKLLGQASALAPQHPGIALWLGHALEDADDAEGASAAYRRAHGLMPAEPYIAAQRLAWQRRLCDWQDVDSLAAQVRAAVASGQGVVEPFAFLSEDASAAEQLACARTRAVAVAASVRPLPPATVRPHGPLRVGFLSNGFGAHPTGLLTVALFEQLRHDPALQLHLFALNRDDGSRIRQRLQTATQLHDVAGLRHADAAARIRAQGIDLLFDLRGWGGGGAPEVLAMRPAPLQLNWLAYPGTSGGPWMDAVIGDAFALPPALEPHYNERALRLPRAFQPSDNTRVLEPAPTRADCGLPVQGVVFCCFNNSYKLNPRSMGRAFAVLQAVPCSVLWLLSGPGQADARLRAAAEAAGLDPARLVFMDKLPHPQYLARYQLADLFLDTHPYNAHTTASDALWAGCPVLTCPGDTFAARVAGSLNHHLGLARLNVADDAAFIATASALGNDPAALAALRAELAQARERSGLFDMGGFAHDLSALVQQLAREHGWLGTAEQTG; from the coding sequence ATGTCGGCCTGGCAGCAGCGACAGCAACTGCAGCAAGCGATTGCCCGCCAGCCCGACGACTTCGTCGCCTGGGTGATGCTGGCCGACGTGGAACTGGAAGCCGGCGACATCGCTGCCGGCGAACAGGCCGCGCGACGTGCCCTGCAGCTGCGCCCGAACCACCCCGAAGCACTGGCGCGGCTCGGCCGCGTGGCGTGGATGGCCGGTGCACATGGCGATGCAGCCAAGCTGCTCGGCCAGGCCTCGGCACTGGCACCGCAACATCCCGGCATTGCGCTGTGGCTGGGCCACGCACTGGAAGATGCCGATGATGCCGAAGGTGCGTCGGCGGCCTATCGACGCGCACATGGGCTGATGCCGGCCGAACCTTACATCGCCGCCCAGCGCCTGGCCTGGCAGCGTCGCCTGTGCGATTGGCAGGACGTGGACTCGCTGGCCGCACAGGTGCGCGCCGCCGTGGCCAGCGGCCAGGGCGTGGTCGAGCCGTTTGCCTTCCTCAGCGAGGACGCCAGCGCTGCCGAGCAGTTGGCCTGCGCACGCACCCGTGCGGTGGCTGTGGCTGCCTCGGTGCGGCCATTGCCGCCGGCAACGGTGCGCCCGCACGGCCCGCTGCGCGTCGGTTTCCTCTCCAATGGGTTCGGCGCACATCCGACCGGATTGCTGACCGTGGCGCTGTTCGAGCAGCTGCGTCACGACCCCGCACTGCAACTGCATCTGTTCGCACTGAACCGCGACGATGGCAGCCGCATCCGCCAGCGCCTGCAGACAGCGACGCAGCTGCATGATGTGGCCGGCCTGCGTCATGCCGATGCCGCCGCACGCATCCGCGCACAGGGCATCGACCTGCTGTTCGACCTGCGTGGCTGGGGCGGTGGTGGCGCGCCGGAAGTGCTGGCGATGCGCCCTGCCCCGCTGCAGCTGAACTGGCTGGCCTATCCGGGCACGTCGGGGGGGCCGTGGATGGATGCGGTGATCGGCGATGCCTTCGCGCTGCCGCCCGCACTGGAGCCGCACTACAACGAACGCGCGCTGCGCCTGCCGCGAGCCTTCCAGCCGTCGGACAACACGCGCGTGCTGGAGCCTGCGCCGACGCGTGCCGACTGCGGTCTGCCCGTGCAGGGCGTGGTGTTCTGCTGTTTCAACAACAGCTACAAGCTCAACCCGCGCAGCATGGGCCGTGCCTTTGCAGTGCTGCAGGCGGTGCCCTGCAGCGTGCTGTGGCTGCTGTCCGGGCCCGGCCAGGCCGACGCGCGCCTGCGTGCCGCCGCAGAGGCCGCGGGCCTGGACCCGGCGCGCCTGGTGTTCATGGACAAGCTGCCGCATCCGCAGTACCTGGCCCGTTATCAGCTGGCCGACCTGTTCCTGGACACGCATCCGTACAACGCCCACACCACCGCCTCCGATGCGCTGTGGGCCGGCTGCCCGGTGCTGACCTGCCCGGGCGACACTTTCGCCGCGCGCGTGGCCGGCAGCCTCAACCATCACCTTGGCCTGGCCCGGCTGAACGTCGCCGACGATGCCGCGTTCATCGCCACCGCCAGTGCACTGGGCAACGACCCGGCTGCGCTGGCCGCGTTGCGTGCTGAACTGGCGCAGGCACGCGAGCGCAGCGGGCTGTTCGACATGGGCGGGTTTGCCCATGATCTGTCGGCGTTGGTGCAGCAGCTGGCGCGCGAGCACGGCTGGCTGGGAACAGCGGAACAGACTGGGTAA
- the prfA gene encoding peptide chain release factor 1, translating to MTPTLRRKLEALAERREELERLLAEPDVVADNTRFRDLSREFAQLEPVATALADETRAKADLAAAEGMRADPDLRELADEEIAAAQARLQELEQELALLLVPRDPRDEGNLFLEVRAGTGGDEAAIFAGDLFRMYARYAERQGWKVEIESDNPGEHGGYKEVVARVVGRGAFSRLKFESGTHRVQRVPATESQGRIHTSAATVAIIPEADEVDDIVINPADLKVDTFRSSGAGGQHVNKTESAIRITHVPTGVVVECQTERSQHANRDKAMKRLKAQLLDAERQRQDAAQAESRRLQVGSGDRSQRIRTYNFPQGRITDHRVEGLTLYDLPNILAGDLDPLLQRLSHEHQVDALAQLSAG from the coding sequence ATGACGCCGACCCTGCGCCGTAAGCTGGAAGCGCTGGCCGAGCGCCGCGAAGAACTGGAACGCCTGCTCGCCGAACCCGATGTGGTCGCCGACAACACCCGTTTCCGCGATCTTTCGCGCGAATTCGCCCAACTTGAGCCGGTCGCCACCGCACTGGCCGACGAAACCCGCGCCAAGGCCGACCTGGCCGCGGCCGAAGGCATGCGCGCCGACCCCGACCTGCGCGAACTGGCCGACGAGGAAATCGCCGCGGCCCAGGCCCGCCTGCAGGAACTGGAACAGGAGCTTGCCCTGCTGCTGGTACCGCGCGACCCGCGCGATGAGGGCAACCTGTTCCTGGAAGTGCGCGCCGGTACCGGCGGCGACGAAGCAGCGATCTTCGCCGGCGATCTGTTCCGCATGTACGCCCGCTATGCCGAACGCCAGGGCTGGAAGGTCGAGATCGAATCGGACAACCCCGGTGAGCATGGCGGCTACAAGGAAGTAGTGGCACGCGTGGTCGGGCGTGGCGCGTTCTCGCGCCTGAAGTTCGAATCGGGCACGCACCGCGTGCAGCGCGTGCCGGCCACCGAATCGCAGGGCCGCATCCATACCTCGGCGGCTACCGTGGCGATCATTCCCGAAGCCGACGAAGTCGATGACATCGTCATCAACCCGGCCGACCTGAAGGTGGATACGTTCCGCTCCTCCGGCGCCGGCGGCCAGCACGTCAACAAGACCGAATCGGCCATCCGCATCACCCATGTGCCAACCGGCGTGGTGGTGGAATGCCAGACCGAGCGCAGCCAGCACGCCAACCGCGACAAGGCGATGAAGCGCCTGAAGGCGCAGCTGCTGGACGCCGAGCGCCAGCGCCAGGATGCCGCGCAGGCCGAATCGCGGCGCCTGCAGGTGGGCAGTGGTGACCGCAGCCAGCGCATCCGAACCTACAACTTCCCGCAGGGGCGCATCACCGATCACCGTGTGGAAGGACTGACCCTGTACGACCTGCCCAACATCCTGGCCGGTGACCTCGACCCGCTGCTGCAGCGGCTCAGCCACGAACACCAGGTCGACGCCCTGGCCCAGCTGTCGGCAGGCTGA
- the hemA gene encoding glutamyl-tRNA reductase, translating into MTLWVLGLNHQTAPVELRERAAFAGEALPRALGSLRDTPQIAEAVLLSTCNRTELYAVADSAQALDQWLHTQAGDLQGYLYQHADAEAVRHLFRVATGLDSMVLGEPQILGQVKDAWSTARDHGLLGQRLDRLFQQTFSVAKRARTDTQVGANPVSVASAAVRLAQNAFARLDDSTVLLVGAGETIELAARHLSEGKVRRLLIANRTLAHAQELASRHGGVALPLTELDRHLGEADVVFSATAAREPVIHREMVANALRARRHKPMLLFDLAVPRDIEAEVGTLNDAFLYTVDDLERAVEDNRRGRREAAAEAEAIIDLQVSRFVETLQASAHQAPLRQLRAFGEATRAELLERARQQLANGKPADEVLELLAHGLTNRLLHPPTAALRAAALSGDADLTRAAERLFPATPGYRHPPVRPDDADPAP; encoded by the coding sequence ATGACCCTGTGGGTGCTCGGACTGAATCACCAGACCGCACCGGTGGAGCTGCGCGAGCGCGCGGCCTTCGCCGGTGAGGCGTTGCCGCGCGCGCTCGGTTCGCTGCGCGATACTCCGCAGATCGCCGAGGCGGTGCTGCTGTCCACCTGCAACCGCACCGAGCTGTATGCCGTGGCCGATTCGGCACAGGCGCTGGACCAGTGGCTGCACACCCAGGCCGGCGACCTGCAGGGCTACCTGTATCAGCACGCCGATGCCGAGGCCGTGCGCCACCTGTTCCGGGTCGCCACCGGCCTGGACTCGATGGTGCTGGGTGAACCGCAGATCCTCGGCCAGGTGAAGGATGCCTGGTCGACCGCGCGTGACCACGGCCTGCTCGGCCAGCGGCTGGACCGCCTGTTCCAGCAGACCTTCTCGGTCGCCAAGCGTGCGCGCACCGACACCCAGGTCGGCGCCAATCCGGTGTCGGTCGCCTCGGCCGCAGTTCGCCTGGCGCAGAACGCCTTCGCGCGCCTGGACGATTCCACCGTGCTGCTGGTGGGCGCGGGCGAGACCATCGAGCTGGCTGCACGCCACCTGAGTGAAGGCAAGGTGCGGCGATTGCTGATCGCCAACCGCACCCTCGCCCACGCGCAGGAGCTGGCCAGCCGCCACGGCGGCGTGGCCCTGCCGTTGACCGAACTGGACCGCCACCTGGGCGAGGCCGACGTGGTGTTCTCGGCCACCGCCGCACGCGAACCGGTGATCCACCGCGAGATGGTGGCCAATGCCCTGCGCGCGCGCCGGCACAAACCGATGCTGCTGTTCGACCTGGCCGTGCCGCGTGACATCGAGGCAGAGGTCGGCACGCTCAACGACGCCTTCCTCTACACCGTCGACGACCTGGAGCGCGCGGTGGAAGACAACCGCCGTGGACGCCGCGAGGCGGCCGCCGAGGCCGAGGCGATCATCGACCTGCAGGTCTCGCGTTTCGTCGAAACCCTGCAGGCCAGCGCCCACCAGGCCCCGCTGCGGCAGCTGCGCGCCTTCGGCGAGGCCACCCGCGCCGAACTGCTGGAACGCGCGCGCCAGCAGCTGGCCAACGGCAAACCGGCCGATGAAGTACTGGAACTGCTGGCCCATGGCCTGACCAACCGCCTGCTGCACCCGCCGACCGCCGCCCTGCGCGCAGCCGCGCTCAGTGGCGATGCCGACCTGACCCGCGCCGCCGAGCGCCTGTTCCCGGCCACGCCGGGTTACCGCCACCCACCCGTGAGACCCGATGACGCCGACCCTGCGCCGTAA
- a CDS encoding tetratricopeptide repeat protein, with amino-acid sequence MPALIRIPSVLLLSLACSQALAAVPAKAPVRAPATEELALEPVMAGEFALQAGKLAEAARWYLQAAQQTDGDAGLAERATRISMLANDDASAAKGLALWQQRAPRSLTLRSAAGALAMRQGDVKAARTELQGLLADPDERGWKFALAALIGGGRDPAVPAQVLGELVEANAIPPKIEAWQEFGRLALRMDKPDLARRMIDEVVKRFPEEPRVALLRASQLQQAGETGKALSLLHDVEPKTRQDPELRNAVAIAYDSLGQPSAAERVLAFGPQDVQTWGMRASLLAKQGDKAALSNLYNELSRQAAKPDPAQRLLLGKIAEYLKRYAEAVQWYHSVPGGDELSEARLRAANAQALAGRLPQALDEVHAIQSDAVVDDDVRRDAYLLEAELRQRADDSAGELDALARGLAAYPDDNGLLYARALTWERRDDIPRAEADLRKILVTDPENVPALNALGYTLADRTGRLQEALELIDRARVAEPDNAAIVDSYGWVLYRLGRKEEALVQLRRAWTLAKDPEIASHVGEVLWVLGKHDEARHFFEEAAKLDPENRALLRAREKFNP; translated from the coding sequence ATGCCCGCATTGATTCGCATCCCCAGTGTTCTGCTGCTGTCCCTGGCCTGCAGCCAGGCCCTGGCGGCGGTGCCGGCCAAGGCCCCCGTACGGGCCCCGGCCACTGAGGAACTGGCGCTGGAACCGGTGATGGCCGGTGAGTTCGCCCTGCAGGCCGGCAAGCTGGCCGAGGCGGCGCGCTGGTACCTGCAGGCCGCCCAGCAGACCGACGGCGACGCCGGCCTGGCCGAGCGCGCGACCCGCATTTCCATGCTCGCCAACGATGATGCCAGCGCCGCCAAGGGCCTGGCCCTGTGGCAGCAGCGGGCCCCGCGCTCGTTGACCCTGCGCAGTGCGGCCGGTGCGTTGGCCATGCGCCAGGGCGATGTGAAGGCTGCCCGCACCGAACTGCAGGGCCTGCTGGCCGACCCCGACGAGCGCGGCTGGAAGTTCGCCCTGGCGGCCCTGATCGGCGGTGGCCGCGATCCGGCGGTGCCCGCGCAGGTGCTGGGCGAGCTGGTCGAGGCCAACGCCATTCCGCCGAAGATCGAGGCCTGGCAGGAGTTCGGTCGCCTTGCCCTGCGCATGGACAAGCCCGACCTGGCGCGGCGCATGATCGATGAAGTGGTCAAGCGTTTCCCGGAAGAACCGCGCGTGGCGCTGCTGCGTGCCAGCCAGCTGCAGCAGGCCGGGGAGACCGGCAAGGCGCTGTCGCTGCTGCACGATGTGGAGCCGAAGACCCGCCAGGACCCGGAACTGCGCAATGCGGTGGCCATTGCCTATGACAGCCTCGGCCAGCCGTCCGCCGCCGAACGCGTGCTGGCGTTCGGCCCGCAGGACGTGCAGACCTGGGGCATGCGTGCCTCGCTGCTGGCCAAGCAGGGTGACAAGGCCGCGCTGTCCAACCTCTACAACGAGCTGTCGCGGCAGGCGGCCAAGCCGGACCCGGCGCAGCGCCTGCTGCTGGGCAAGATCGCCGAGTACCTGAAGCGTTACGCCGAGGCCGTGCAGTGGTACCACAGCGTGCCCGGTGGCGATGAGTTGAGTGAGGCGCGCCTGCGCGCGGCCAACGCCCAGGCCCTGGCCGGGCGCCTGCCGCAGGCATTGGATGAAGTGCACGCGATCCAGTCCGATGCGGTGGTTGACGACGACGTGCGCCGCGACGCCTACCTGCTGGAAGCCGAACTGCGCCAGCGCGCCGACGACAGTGCCGGGGAGCTGGATGCGCTGGCCCGCGGCCTGGCCGCTTACCCGGATGACAACGGCCTGCTGTACGCCCGTGCGCTCACCTGGGAACGCCGCGACGACATTCCGCGCGCCGAGGCCGATCTGCGCAAGATCCTGGTGACCGACCCGGAGAACGTGCCGGCTTTGAACGCGCTGGGTTACACCCTGGCCGATCGCACCGGTCGCCTGCAGGAAGCGCTGGAGCTGATCGACCGCGCCCGCGTGGCCGAACCGGACAACGCCGCCATCGTCGACAGCTATGGCTGGGTGCTGTATCGCCTGGGTCGCAAGGAAGAGGCGCTGGTGCAGCTGCGCCGGGCATGGACCCTGGCCAAGGACCCGGAGATCGCTTCCCACGTAGGCGAAGTGCTGTGGGTGCTGGGCAAGCATGACGAGGCCCGCCATTTCTTCGAGGAAGCGGCCAAGCTCGATCCTGAAAACCGCGCGCTGCTGCGCGCCCGCGAGAAATTCAATCCATGA
- the lolB gene encoding lipoprotein insertase outer membrane protein LolB: MSVSLIRPLLLAAVTLAVTACTSVGTQKSPAPAVVEVVSAEAAQAEAARVAALHAQPDWAFQGRVAVSKGKDGGSGRIDWKQEGRRYVVELSAPVTRQSWKLTGDTHSEAGRLEGLAGGPRDGEDAQQLLLEATGWDIPVNQLPAWIRGLVAGDAAGPEKVERDGEGRPRRMQQMGWQVQYLDWYPAEAGRPAVPRRIEASNGDAKVRLLVDQWGQGTP; encoded by the coding sequence ATGAGTGTTTCCCTGATCCGGCCGCTGCTGCTGGCGGCCGTGACCCTGGCGGTGACCGCCTGTACCAGCGTGGGCACGCAGAAGAGCCCGGCGCCGGCGGTGGTCGAGGTTGTTTCGGCCGAAGCGGCGCAGGCCGAGGCGGCGCGCGTGGCCGCGCTGCACGCGCAGCCGGACTGGGCTTTCCAGGGCCGGGTCGCGGTCAGCAAGGGCAAGGACGGCGGCAGCGGTCGCATCGACTGGAAGCAGGAAGGGCGCCGCTATGTGGTCGAGCTGAGCGCGCCGGTGACCCGGCAGAGCTGGAAGCTGACCGGCGATACCCATTCCGAAGCCGGTCGCCTGGAAGGACTGGCCGGCGGGCCGCGTGACGGCGAGGACGCCCAGCAGCTGCTGCTGGAGGCGACTGGCTGGGACATTCCGGTCAACCAGCTGCCGGCGTGGATCCGTGGCCTGGTGGCCGGTGATGCTGCTGGTCCGGAAAAGGTCGAACGCGACGGTGAAGGCCGGCCGCGTCGCATGCAGCAAATGGGCTGGCAGGTGCAGTATCTGGACTGGTACCCAGCCGAGGCTGGGCGCCCGGCGGTGCCACGCCGGATCGAGGCCAGCAATGGCGACGCCAAGGTACGCCTGCTGGTGGACCAGTGGGGGCAGGGCACCCCATGA
- the ispE gene encoding 4-(cytidine 5'-diphospho)-2-C-methyl-D-erythritol kinase, with amino-acid sequence MSGAVDGAGWSWWPAPAKLNLFLHITGRRADGYHELQTVFRLLDWGDRIGLRLREDGQVRRQGDGLAGVAEADDLAVRAAKLLKEAVNVAQGVDIIVEKNVSAGGGFGGGSSDAATVLVVLNRLWRAGLDEDALAALGLRLGADVPVFVRGRNAWAEGVGERLQPITLGPAWYVVVEPGVHVPTPALFADPDLTRDSPVAKIEDFASGTLVGNAFEPVLRRREPAVEAALVALSKIGSARLTGSGSGCFVEFASQSAAEQGRSKLPKELRARVAAGVARSPLLDALEQH; translated from the coding sequence ATGAGTGGGGCAGTCGACGGCGCGGGCTGGTCCTGGTGGCCGGCCCCGGCCAAGCTGAACCTGTTCCTGCACATCACCGGCCGCCGGGCCGACGGCTACCACGAACTGCAGACCGTATTCCGCCTGCTGGACTGGGGGGATCGCATCGGCCTGCGCCTGCGTGAGGACGGCCAGGTGCGCCGGCAGGGGGACGGCCTGGCGGGCGTGGCCGAGGCCGACGATCTGGCCGTGCGCGCAGCGAAGCTGCTGAAAGAGGCGGTCAATGTCGCGCAAGGTGTCGACATCATCGTCGAAAAAAACGTTTCTGCAGGTGGTGGTTTTGGCGGCGGTTCCTCCGATGCGGCCACCGTGCTGGTTGTGCTGAACCGGCTCTGGCGGGCCGGTCTGGACGAGGATGCGCTGGCCGCGCTGGGCCTGCGTCTGGGCGCGGACGTGCCGGTGTTCGTGCGCGGCCGCAATGCCTGGGCCGAAGGCGTGGGCGAGCGCCTGCAGCCGATCACCCTGGGCCCGGCTTGGTACGTGGTGGTCGAACCGGGTGTTCATGTTCCCACCCCGGCCCTGTTCGCAGACCCGGATTTGACGCGCGACAGCCCAGTTGCGAAAATAGAGGACTTCGCTTCCGGGACCCTGGTCGGGAACGCGTTCGAACCGGTGCTGCGCCGCCGCGAGCCTGCCGTAGAGGCGGCGCTTGTCGCGTTGAGCAAGATCGGGTCCGCGCGGCTGACCGGTTCGGGAAGTGGTTGTTTCGTCGAGTTCGCATCGCAGTCTGCCGCAGAGCAGGGACGGTCGAAGTTGCCGAAGGAGTTGCGGGCAAGGGTGGCAGCGGGCGTTGCGCGTTCGCCACTGCTGGATGCACTCGAGCAACACTGA
- a CDS encoding ribose-phosphate diphosphokinase, with the protein MQESPNLLVFSGNANKRLAQNICKELGVRPGKALVSHFSDGEVQVEIEENVRKQDVFVIQPTCAPSAENLMELLVLIDALKRASVASVTAVVPYFGYSRQDRRMRSSRVPITAKLAAKMFSTAGADRVLTVDLHADQIQGFFDIPVDNVYASPLLLADIWRAYGTENLIVVSPDVGGVVRARAVAKRLDDADLAIIDKRRPRANVSTVMNIIGDVEGKTCVMVDDIVDTAGTLCAAAAALKARGALKVAAYCTHAVLSGPAVDNITNSQLDELVVTDTIPLKDAARVCSKIRQLSVAEMLAETMRRIAFGESVSSLYVD; encoded by the coding sequence ATGCAAGAGTCCCCGAACCTGCTGGTCTTTTCCGGCAACGCCAACAAACGTCTGGCGCAGAACATCTGCAAGGAACTGGGGGTTCGCCCGGGCAAGGCGCTGGTCTCGCACTTCTCCGATGGTGAAGTGCAGGTGGAGATCGAAGAGAACGTCCGCAAGCAGGACGTGTTCGTGATCCAGCCGACCTGCGCGCCGAGCGCGGAAAACCTGATGGAACTGCTGGTGCTGATCGACGCGCTCAAGCGCGCATCGGTGGCCAGCGTGACCGCCGTGGTGCCGTACTTCGGCTACTCGCGCCAGGATCGCCGCATGCGTTCCTCGCGCGTGCCGATCACCGCCAAGCTGGCGGCCAAGATGTTCAGCACCGCTGGCGCTGATCGCGTGCTGACCGTCGACCTGCACGCCGACCAGATCCAGGGCTTCTTCGATATTCCGGTGGACAACGTGTATGCGTCCCCGCTGCTGCTGGCCGACATCTGGCGCGCCTACGGCACCGAGAACCTGATCGTCGTCTCGCCGGACGTGGGCGGCGTGGTCCGCGCCCGTGCCGTGGCCAAGCGCCTGGATGACGCCGACCTGGCGATCATCGACAAGCGCCGCCCGCGCGCCAACGTCTCCACCGTGATGAACATCATCGGTGACGTCGAAGGCAAGACCTGCGTGATGGTCGATGACATCGTCGACACCGCCGGCACCCTGTGCGCCGCTGCCGCTGCCCTGAAGGCGCGCGGTGCGCTCAAGGTCGCCGCCTACTGCACCCATGCGGTGCTGTCGGGCCCGGCAGTGGACAACATCACCAATTCCCAGCTCGACGAGCTGGTGGTGACCGACACCATCCCGTTGAAGGACGCGGCGCGGGTGTGCAGCAAGATCCGCCAGCTGAGCGTGGCGGAAATGCTGGCCGAAACGATGCGCCGCATCGCCTTCGGCGAGTCGGTCAGCTCGCTGTACGTCGACTGA
- a CDS encoding 50S ribosomal protein L25/general stress protein Ctc: MSKTHEIKVTKRELQRKGASRRLRHAGVIPAIVYGGNAEPVAISLDHNEIWLAQQNEWFYASILDLNLDGQVQKVLLRDMQRHPYKQLIMHLDFQRVNENEALTASVPLHFINEDTSPAGKAADVVVAHELKEVTISCLPKDLPESIEVDLGELKAGDIVYLSDIKLPKGVEIPALALGKDHDDAIVTAKAGKVDAADEEAAAAE; this comes from the coding sequence ATGTCGAAGACCCATGAAATCAAGGTCACCAAGCGTGAACTGCAGCGTAAGGGTGCGAGCCGCCGCCTGCGTCACGCTGGTGTGATCCCGGCCATCGTGTACGGCGGCAACGCCGAGCCGGTCGCCATCAGCCTGGACCACAACGAAATCTGGCTGGCCCAGCAGAACGAGTGGTTCTATGCCTCGATCCTGGACCTGAACCTGGACGGCCAGGTGCAGAAGGTCCTGCTGCGTGACATGCAGCGCCACCCGTACAAGCAGCTGATCATGCACCTGGACTTCCAGCGCGTGAACGAGAACGAAGCCCTGACCGCTTCGGTCCCGCTGCACTTCATCAACGAAGACACCTCGCCGGCTGGCAAGGCTGCCGACGTCGTGGTCGCCCACGAACTGAAGGAAGTGACCATCAGCTGCCTGCCGAAGGACCTGCCGGAGTCGATCGAAGTCGACCTGGGCGAGCTGAAGGCCGGTGACATCGTCTACCTGTCCGACATCAAGCTGCCGAAGGGCGTGGAAATCCCGGCCCTGGCGCTGGGCAAGGACCACGACGACGCCATCGTCACCGCCAAGGCCGGCAAGGTCGACGCGGCTGACGAAGAAGCGGCTGCCGCCGAGTAA
- the pth gene encoding aminoacyl-tRNA hydrolase, translated as MAGLRLIVGLGNPGSEHARTRHNAGFHFVEALAEKAGARWNVDSKLFGETAKVEIAGQTVWLLKPATFMNLSGKSVTAAQRFWKIEPEETLLAHDELDLAPGVARLKFDGGHGGQNGLRDTIRLLGHGKFHRLRVGIGHPGHKDRVVGWVLGRPSKDDDVLIARAIDDAIDVMPLAVQGDFSEAMKRLHTPK; from the coding sequence ATGGCAGGACTGCGACTGATCGTCGGTCTGGGCAATCCCGGATCGGAACACGCCCGGACCCGGCACAATGCCGGGTTTCATTTCGTTGAGGCCCTGGCGGAAAAAGCCGGTGCGCGATGGAATGTGGACAGCAAGCTGTTCGGCGAGACCGCCAAGGTCGAGATCGCCGGGCAGACGGTGTGGCTGCTCAAGCCCGCCACCTTCATGAATCTCAGCGGCAAGTCGGTCACCGCCGCACAGCGGTTCTGGAAGATCGAGCCGGAAGAAACCCTGCTGGCCCACGACGAACTGGACCTGGCGCCCGGCGTGGCGCGGCTGAAGTTCGACGGTGGCCACGGCGGACAGAACGGCCTGCGCGACACCATCCGCCTGCTCGGCCACGGCAAGTTCCACCGCCTGCGCGTGGGCATCGGCCACCCCGGCCACAAGGACCGCGTGGTGGGTTGGGTGCTCGGCCGCCCGTCGAAGGACGACGACGTGCTGATCGCGCGCGCCATCGACGATGCGATCGACGTCATGCCGCTGGCGGTACAAGGCGATTTCAGCGAAGCGATGAAGCGGCTGCACACCCCGAAATGA